A genomic segment from Sciurus carolinensis chromosome 1, mSciCar1.2, whole genome shotgun sequence encodes:
- the LOC124994670 gene encoding carbonic anhydrase 1 yields MASSDWGYDGKNGPEHWSKLYPIANGNNQSPIDIKTSETKRDTSLKPISVSYNPATAKEIINVGHSFHVNFEDNDNQSVLKGGPLSESYRLSQFHFHWGSTDEYGSEHTVDGVKYAGEFHIVHWNSAKYSSIAEAVPKADGLAIIGVLMKVGQANPKLQKVLEALNAVKTKGKRAPFTNFDPSTLLPPSLDYWTYTGSLTHPPLHESVTWIICKETISISSEQLAQFRSLLSNAEGENPIPIQHNNRPPQPLKGRTVRASF; encoded by the exons ATGGCAAGTTCAGACTGGGGATATGATGGCAAAAATG GTCCTGAGCACTGGAGCAAGCTGTATCCCATTGCCAATGGAAATAACCAGTCTCCTATTGACATCAAAACCAGCGAAACCAAACGGGACACCTCTCTGAAACCTATCAGTGTCTCCTACAATCCAGCCACTGCCAAGGAAATTATCAATGTGGGACATTCCTTCCACGTGAATTTTGAGGACAATGATAACCAATCAG TGCTAAAAGGTGGTCCTCTCTCTGAAAGCTATAGACTCAGTCAGTTCCATTTTCACTGGGGCAGTACAGATGAATATGGTTCTGAGCACACAGTGGATGGAGTCAAATATGCTGGAGAG TTTCACATAGTTCACTGGAATTCTGCAAAGTACTCCAGCATTGCTGAAGCTGTCCCCAAGGCTGATGGTTTGGCAATTATCGGTGTTTTGATGAAG gTTGGTCAGGCCAACCCAAAGCTCCAGAAAGTACTTGAGGCCCTAAATGCAGTTAAGACCAAG GGCAAACGCGCCCCATTTACAAATTTTGACCCCTCCActctccttcccccctccctgGATTACTGGACCTATACTGGCTCTCTGACTCATCCTCCTCTCCATGAAAGTGTGACCTGGATCATCTGTAAGGAGACCATCAGCATCAGTTCAGAACAG CTGGCACAGTTCCGAAGTCTTCTTTCAAATGCTGAAGGAGAAAACCCTATCCCCATTCAGCACAACAACCgaccaccccagcccctgaagggCAGGACTGTGAGAGCTTCCTTCTGA